CTGTACAACCCCCTGCTGAAGGTGGAGAGCCATGAGCGAGGCCGAATTGTAGATCAGACCTTGGCGATACTACTGAGTGAAGGCAACGATGCCGAGGCGTGACGACAGACACAGCGACTTGCGGCAACGGGTGGAGTATTGGGCGGAGCGTCTCCACGTCCCTGCGCCGCATGTACGCGTCCGAGGCATGACCCGCAAGTGGGGTTCCTGCTCGACTGCCGGCACGATCACCCTGGCAACCGACTTGGGCAGTCAGGATGCCGAGTTTCAGGACTTCGTAATCGCGCACGAATTGCTACACCTACGGGTTCCGAACCACGGGAAGCTCTTCAAGGCGCTCATGACAGCGCACGTGCCCGACTGGAAAGAGCACGACATTGCGAAGTAAAGCGTGGCCTGTTGCTGCTTTTCAACATCCGCTGCATTTTTCTTCAACACCCAGGGGGCTTCCCTTGGCACTCTCCTGCTGGGGAGCCTCCTACTTCACATGAAGCGAAAGCACGATATGTCTCGAACTCCAGTAGAGAATTCAGTCGCCGTCAGCGTGGCGGATCAGGCTGCGCCGACCGAGGCGCAGCCCGTCTGAGAAGCAAACCCTCGATCTCTTTTCACTGTTTCAAAGGAGAGCAGTCAGTATCTAGCGTGACAATTGGTGTGAATGTGACAGAAGCACAGCCCACAGCCCCTGCATGACGGGACTCTGTAGAATAGCACCCGACCCTGGCGTCGGGTGAGGATTGAAACAAGGGACTCACGGAAGAAGGGCTTTGCCCTCGGGTAGCACTGACATGTGTCCTGCAAGCGCGCAGTAGCGCCACAGCCTTCGTTTTTGCACCGAGAAAAGCCTCCTATGCACCGTTTATGACCCTCCTTCTTGCGTTCCTTCTGCTGGAAATCTCCACTGTGTCCATGCCCGCCCGTAGCCATCAGAAATGCCAGTTTGTTCTCGGCTTCAAGGCCCTCCAGGACCTGATAGGCCATGAGATCGTCGGCGACTATCTGGGAAACGAACATTACAACGCCATTGGCGACAGTGTGCAGTGCACCACGGACGGGATGCTCGTGTGGTGCAAGGCTGACAACTAGACCACGGCCTGTTCCAATGACTGCTGACACGGGCAAGGGCGTCGAAACGCCGTACAGCGCCTCTCAGCGCGTCGTTTTTGCTCGCCACGGTCGAGATATGACTATAGCGACTCTTGTCACGCCGTTTAAGGCAGTTCTCAGTGTGTCGCGCTCTGTGGCGTACGAGGCACGGATCGCGACGCTGGAACGCCGTATTGCTGAACTGGAGCAACGGATATGCGAGTTGGAGAGGCATAGTAATATCGAGAGAGGAATTTGGAAACACGTGAGCAATCCGAAGCGTCAGCATTATATTCCGCAGATGTTGCTCAAGCACTTTGTGGATGACAAGAACCAGCTCTGGTTCTTTGAACAGGATACATCGAAAACGCGGGTAGAGAAACGGAATATCAAGAGTACCTTTCGTAAGAAGAATGTTTACACATTCACCAATCCAGACGGTAGTAGAGACTATTCCACAGAGAATTCTCTCTCCGAGCTTGAAAGTGCAGCCGACCCAGTTGTCTGTAAGATTGTTGAACATGCACGGGATGGTAAGCCGCCGAGTCTGACACTTGACGAGAGAGAGGTTTGGGACTGGTTCTTTGTGACACTCTCGAAGCGGTCGCCAGACGAGGCTGCGCAGCTAATATCAGGCCTCTTGGAGGACGAGGATATGCAACGGATGTACAGGAAACGTTGGGGAATGGCAGAAGCGGAATCTATTAATCGCGAAGCCATGGGAAAATTCTTGCAAAACGAAATATGGCCGCGCAGTTTCCAGGAAAAGTGGAACAAAGCTCTCTCCTCTCTTAGTGGAATGAAACTGTGGGTAACAGTTTCATCCAAAGGGCAAGACGGACTTATCGTTGGAAGCAATCCGGTCATAAGGGCTGGTGGTCACTTAAATGATCCAGGCACTGAGCTTATTTTGGCCCTCGCTCACGATGTAGCAGTGAGCTTCAACCATAAGCAGGGGGGAGTAGGTGAGTTGAGTGGCGAATATGTCCACTATTTCAACAGGGTCGTATTCAACCAGAGCACGAAAGTTGCTGGGCGTTCAAAGCAACAACTTGAGTCCTTGCGCCGCTTTGCCTAGGGCTGCGCGCC
Above is a window of Chloroflexota bacterium DNA encoding:
- a CDS encoding DUF4238 domain-containing protein — translated: MTADTGKGVETPYSASQRVVFARHGRDMTIATLVTPFKAVLSVSRSVAYEARIATLERRIAELEQRICELERHSNIERGIWKHVSNPKRQHYIPQMLLKHFVDDKNQLWFFEQDTSKTRVEKRNIKSTFRKKNVYTFTNPDGSRDYSTENSLSELESAADPVVCKIVEHARDGKPPSLTLDEREVWDWFFVTLSKRSPDEAAQLISGLLEDEDMQRMYRKRWGMAEAESINREAMGKFLQNEIWPRSFQEKWNKALSSLSGMKLWVTVSSKGQDGLIVGSNPVIRAGGHLNDPGTELILALAHDVAVSFNHKQGGVGELSGEYVHYFNRVVFNQSTKVAGRSKQQLESLRRFA
- a CDS encoding M48 family metallopeptidase — encoded protein: MPRRDDRHSDLRQRVEYWAERLHVPAPHVRVRGMTRKWGSCSTAGTITLATDLGSQDAEFQDFVIAHELLHLRVPNHGKLFKALMTAHVPDWKEHDIAK